One segment of Kwoniella pini CBS 10737 chromosome 9, complete sequence DNA contains the following:
- a CDS encoding meiotic recombinase Dmc1 has product MSDNGDDPIVGFESVDELQSHGINAQDITKLKAAGIVTVLGVAQTTRRHLMKIKGLSEAKVEKLKDVVAKLLPPPFQSGTEVAERRQSVVYITTGSKSVDAMLGGGIPTQSITEVFGEYRTGKTQLCHTLCVSTQLPEDQFGASGKVAYIDTEGTFRPDRVKSVADRFGVDATMALDNVLCARAWSSEQQCDLLVELAVRFVEDRTYKLIIVDSIMNLFRQDYSGRGELSERQQKLNQFLARLQKLAEEFNVAVVLTNQVQSDPGANAMFAGASSSKAVGGHILSHASAVRMQLRKGRGDERIAKLQDSPDMPEGEATYVLKSGGWEDPS; this is encoded by the exons ATGTCAGATAACGGCGAT GATCCGATCGTTGGCTTCGAG TCCGTTGATGAACTTCAATCTCAC GGTATTAACGCTCAAGATATTACAAAGCTAAAAGCTGCGGGTATCGTCACTGTTCTAGGTGTCGCACAAACCACCCGAAGACATCTTATGAAGATCAAA GGTCTTTCCGAA GCGAAAGTCGAGAAACTCAAG GATGTGGTTGCCAAACTCCTC CCACCCCCTTTCCAGTCGGGTACTGAAGTGGCCGAACGAAGACAGAGCGTAGTCTACATCACCACTGGCTCAAAATCCGTTGACGCTATGCTTGGAGGCGGTATTCCTACTCAGAGTATAACTGAGGTTTTTGGAGAGTATAGAACTGGTAAA ACCCAGCTTTGTCATACCCTCTGCGTTTCAACCCAGCTCCCGGAAGACCAATTTGGAGCCAGTGGGAAAGTCGCCTATATCGATACCGA AGGAACATTCAGGCCTGATCGAGTCAAGTCTGTAGCCGACAGATTTGGTGTTGACGCTACTATGGCGCTTGATAATGTCTTATGCGCTAGAGCTTGGAGTTCTGAACAACAATGCGACTTGCTTGTCGAGCTCGCTGTGAG ATTTGTGGAAGATAGAACCTACAAGCTTATCATCGTTGATAGTATTATGAACCTTTTTC GTCAGGATTATTCAGGACGTGGAGAATTGTCGGAAAGACAGCAG AAactcaatcaatttttgGCTCGGCTTCAGAAACTCGCTGAGGAGTTCAATGTCGCTGTCGTGCTCACAAATCAAGTTCAGTCCGATCCTGGA GCTAACGCTAT GTTCGCCGGagcttcttcctctaaaGCTGTGGGAG GCCACATCTTATCACATGC ATCTGCTGTCAGGATGCAGCTTCGAAAGGGTAGAGGCGACGAAAGAATTGCCAAACTCCAAGATTCTCCTGATATGCCGGAAGGAGAAGCTACTTATGTTCTCAAATCtgg TGGATGGGAAGATCCCAGCTAA
- a CDS encoding aconitate hydratase, mitochondrial encodes MVILSSTRASLFRNIISKRGLATPSTLPIKDCTSITPPYPRLLETLDKVRDVLPKGSKLTLAEKILYSHLRNPEESLGGNGKIRGERYLKLRPDRVAMQDASAQMALLQFMTCKLPSCAVPASIHCDHLIQAQTGAASDLTRSIETNKEVFDFLESAAKKYGIEFWKPGSGIIHQIVLENYAAPGLLMLGTDSHTPNAGGLGMLAIGVGGADAVDALTDTPWELKAPLVTGVKLTGQLQGWATPKDLILHLAGKLTVRGGTGRIIEYFGPGVPAQSCTGLATIANMGAEVGATTSTFPYSDNMRQYLHATGRGPVAEAADAAAKRGFLSADEGAEYDEVIEINLSELEPHLNGPFTPDLATPLSSFSSFLNTNKYPTNLSSALIGSCTNSSYEDMSRVASIAEQAKAAGLKSKVPFLVTPGSELIRATVEKDGLQSTLEAVGATVLANACGPCIGQWKRDEHKGEDNAILTSFNRNFKARNDGNLKTMNFLASPEIVTAMAFSGDLNFNPTTDSIPTPNGPFKFTPPSGDRLPPTGYSAGDLSYAPSPSPVPQPNTDIAISPSSTRLEILEPFGTNFKDGQGELPPMTCLMRVKGKCTTDHISAAGAWLKYKGHLSNISENTLMTAVNDELDSINKAIDLDGKEDTIPNTMKSYKSKNEPWMLVVDDNYGEGSAREHAALQPRFYGGSMIVARSFARIHETNLKKQGILPLWFIDKSDYSKISSHDKISTKGLEKIMKGDTSSEIITLEITKPSGETLEIRTRHTLSKDQIEWLRFGSALNYIGAMAKQSGKV; translated from the exons ATGGTAATCTTATCAAGTACCCGAGCATCTTTATTTAGGAATATCATCTCAAAAAGGGGTTTAGCAACTCCTTCCACTTTACCGATTAAAGATTGTACATCGATAACACCTCCTTATCCTAGATTACTAGAGACATTGGATAAAGTTAGAGATGTATTGCCAAAAGGAAGTAAATTGACATTGGCAGAAAAGATACTGTATAGTCACTTGAGGAATCCGGAAGAGAGTTTAGGTGGAAATGGCAAGATCAGAGGAGAGAGATATTTGAAGTTAAGACCTGATAGGGTAGCTATGCAA GATGCTTCTGCTCAAATGGCTTTACTTCAGTTCATGACTTGCAAACTCCCTTCTTGTGCAGTACCAGCATCTATACATTGCgatcatttaattcaagCTCAAACTGGTGCAGCAAGCGATTTAACCCGATCCATAGAAACTAATAAAGAGGTCTTCGATTTCCTAGAATCAGCAGCAAAGAAATATGGTATAGAATTTTGGAAACCAGGATCAGGAattattcatcaaattgtaCTTGAAAATTATGCTGCACCAGGTTTATTGATGTTAGGTACAGATTCTCATACACCTAATGCAGGTGGTTTAGGCATGTTAGCTATTGGTGTTGGAGGTGCGGATGCTGTAGATGCTCTTACGGATACTCCATGGGAACTTAAAGCTCCTTTAGTTACTGGTGTCAAACTTACTGGACAATTACAAGGTTGGGCTACACCAAAGgatctgattcttcatttaGCTGGTAAATTGACTGTACGA GGTGGAACTGGACGAATAATAGAATACTTCGGTCCTGGTGTACCTGCTCAATCATGTACCGGTCTTGCAACTATCGCCAATATGGGTGCTGAGGTTGGAGCTACTACATCAACTTTCCCATACTCCGACAACATGCGACAATACCTGCACGCCACCGGAAGAGGACCTGTAGCTGAAGCTGCTGATGCTGCTGCCAAGCGAGGGTTCTTAAGCGCTGATGAGGGAGCTGAATACGACGAGGTTATCGAGATT AACCTTTCTGAGCTCGAACCTCATCTCAATGGTCCTTTCACACCAGATCTCGCGACACCCTTatcttcattctcatccTTCCTCAACACCAATAAATACCCTACAAACCTCTCTTCCGCCTTGATCGGATCGTGCACCAACTCATCATACGAAGATATGTCTAGAGTTGCCTCGATAGCAGAACAAGCTAAAGCCGCCGGGCTCAAGTCAAAGGTACCTTTCTTGGTAACGCCTGGATCTGAGTTGATCAGAGCAACAGTCGAAAAAGATGGATTGCAATCTACCTTGGAGGCTGTAGGTGCTACCGTTTTAGCAAATGCTTGTGGACCTTGTATTGGACAATGGAAAAGAGACGAGCACAAAGGTGAAGACAATG CTATCTTGACTTCTTTCAACCGAAATTTCAAAGCTAGAAATGATGGAAACTTGAAGACCATGAACTTTTTAGCTTCTCCTGAGATCGTCACTGCT ATGGCTTTTTCCGGAGACTTGAACTTCAACCCTACAACAGATTCTATTCCCACACCAAATGGTCCATTCAAATTCACACCCCCATCGGGAGATCGTTTACCACCAACAGGTTATTCAGCAGGTGATCTATCTTACGCTCCAAGCCCTTCACCAGTTCCTCAACCTAACACAGATATTGCAATCTCCCCATCTTCAACTCGATTAGAAATTCTTGAACCTTTTGGAACTAATTTCAAAGATGGTCAAGGAGAATTACCACCAATGACATGTTTGATGAGAGTTAAAGGAAAATGTACAACAGATCATATTTCAGCTGCAGGTGCTTGGTTGAAATATAAAGGACATTTGAGTAATATCAGTGAAAACACTTTAATGACTGCTGTCAATGATGAACTTGATTCTATAAATAAAGCAATCGATTTAGATGGGAAAGAAGATACGATACCAAATACTATGAAAAGTTATAAATCAAAGAATGAACCTTGGATGTtagttgttgatgataacT ATGGTGAAGGTTCAGCACGTGAACATGCTGCATTACAACCAAGATTTTATGGTGGATCAATGATAGTTGCAAGATCTTTTGCAAGAATTCATGAAActaatttaaaaaaacaaggtattttacctttatggtttattgataaatcagattATTCAAAAATCTCATCACATGataaaatttcaacaaaaggtttagaaaaaataatgaaaggTGATACTTCATCTGAGATCATAACACTTGAAATTACTAAACCTTCTGGAGAAACTTTAGAAATTAGAACTAGACAtactttatcaaaagatcaaattgaatggTTAAGATTTGGTAGTGCTTTAAATTATATTGGTGCTATGGCTAAACAATCTGGAAAAGTATGA